In a single window of the Micromonospora inositola genome:
- the map gene encoding type I methionyl aminopeptidase, translated as MIELKSAEEIGRMAVTGQFVGELLAELSGVAAVGVNLIDLEHHARRRIKERGAESCYWDYAPSFGRGPFRNVLCLSVNDAVLHGLPHDYVLRDGDLLSIDMAAGIDGWVADSALSVIVGTPDPADLKLIEATEVALEAGITAAQPGGRLGDISAAIGEVAHSYGYGVNAEFGGHGIGRTMHEAPHVSNYGRARRGMRLDPGLTIAIEPWFCRSTDKIKFDDDGWTIRSADGSRTAHSEHTVAIAASGPQVLTRRPTHGATSADPTKKPATAS; from the coding sequence GTGATCGAGCTCAAGTCCGCCGAGGAGATCGGCCGGATGGCGGTGACCGGCCAGTTCGTCGGCGAGCTGCTCGCCGAGCTGAGCGGTGTCGCCGCAGTCGGCGTCAACCTGATAGACCTCGAACACCACGCCCGCCGCCGGATCAAGGAACGCGGCGCCGAATCCTGCTACTGGGACTACGCCCCTTCGTTCGGCCGCGGCCCGTTCCGCAACGTGCTGTGCCTGTCGGTCAACGACGCGGTGCTGCACGGCCTGCCGCACGACTATGTTTTGCGGGACGGTGACCTGCTCAGCATCGACATGGCGGCCGGCATCGACGGCTGGGTCGCCGACTCCGCGCTCTCCGTCATCGTCGGCACCCCCGACCCGGCCGACCTGAAGCTGATCGAGGCCACCGAGGTCGCACTGGAGGCCGGCATCACCGCCGCCCAGCCCGGCGGCCGCCTCGGCGACATCTCCGCCGCGATCGGCGAAGTCGCCCACTCCTACGGCTACGGCGTCAACGCCGAGTTCGGCGGCCACGGCATCGGCCGCACCATGCACGAGGCCCCGCACGTCTCCAACTACGGCCGCGCCCGCCGCGGCATGAGACTCGACCCCGGCCTCACCATCGCCATCGAGCCCTGGTTCTGCCGCTCCACCGACAAAATCAAGTTCGACGACGACGGCTGGACGATCCGCTCCGCCGACGGCTCCCGCACCGCCCACTCCGAACACACAGTCGCCATCGCGGCTTCCGGCCCCCAGGTCCTGACCCGCCGCCCCACTCACGGCGCCACCTCGGCCGATCCCACAAAAAAGCCCGCCACAGCCTCCTGA
- a CDS encoding VOC family protein, whose protein sequence is MTIQRMDNVLIVVDDLDAVIAFFIELGMELEGKAPVEGRWVERVIGIDDVRQDIAMLRTPDGHGRIELAMFHTPKAISAEPKDAPANTLGIRRIMFAVDDIEDVVARLRTHGAELVGELAQYEDSYRLCYVRGPEGIIVGLAEQLS, encoded by the coding sequence ATGACGATCCAGCGGATGGACAACGTCCTGATCGTTGTCGACGACCTTGACGCTGTTATTGCGTTCTTCATCGAACTTGGCATGGAGCTGGAGGGCAAGGCGCCAGTCGAGGGACGTTGGGTCGAGCGTGTCATCGGGATCGATGACGTCCGACAGGACATCGCGATGCTGCGGACCCCGGACGGCCACGGCCGGATCGAGCTGGCGATGTTCCATACGCCGAAGGCGATCAGCGCCGAGCCGAAGGATGCACCGGCGAACACGCTGGGCATTCGTCGCATCATGTTCGCCGTCGACGACATCGAGGACGTCGTTGCCCGCCTGCGTACCCACGGCGCCGAACTCGTCGGCGAGCTGGCGCAGTACGAGGACAGCTATCGGCTTTGCTACGTCCGCGGCCCGGAGGGCATCATCGTCGGACTGGCCGAACAGCTCAGCTGA
- a CDS encoding PadR family transcriptional regulator: protein MKVAKDLVAASATPMVLGILAEGESYGYAILRRINELSGGELDWTEGLLYPLLHRLERLGYSESSWQSVAGGRRRKYYRITDKGLAELAEQRRQWDTVTDALKEIWLGLGDRRPLTAIPLECRA, encoded by the coding sequence GTGAAGGTCGCCAAGGATTTGGTGGCCGCCTCGGCGACACCGATGGTGCTCGGCATCCTGGCCGAGGGGGAGAGCTACGGCTACGCCATCCTCAGGCGGATCAACGAGCTGTCCGGTGGCGAGCTGGACTGGACCGAGGGGCTGCTCTACCCGTTGCTGCACCGGCTTGAGCGCCTCGGTTATTCGGAGTCGAGCTGGCAGTCGGTAGCCGGCGGGCGGCGGCGCAAGTACTACCGCATCACTGACAAGGGCCTGGCTGAGTTGGCCGAGCAACGCCGCCAGTGGGACACGGTCACCGACGCGCTCAAGGAGATCTGGCTCGGCCTCGGCGACCGCAGGCCGCTGACGGCGATCCCGCTGGAGTGCCGGGCATGA
- a CDS encoding MarR family winged helix-turn-helix transcriptional regulator, with amino-acid sequence MPEQPPRPNDQPRWLTPAELETWQQFALMLHKLPIALEAQLQQDADLSYVEYYVLAGLADQPGHRMRMSDLAVLANAELSRLSHMISRMERRGFVRREPDPTNGRYTHAILTEAGHAHLVEAAPGHVARVRDLVYDVLDPAELDSLRTAAEKISERIDRREQQSCPRTDTAPQLPQRNAMS; translated from the coding sequence ATGCCTGAACAGCCTCCACGCCCGAACGATCAGCCGCGCTGGCTGACTCCGGCAGAGCTGGAGACATGGCAGCAATTCGCCCTGATGCTGCACAAACTGCCCATTGCCCTGGAAGCGCAGCTGCAGCAGGACGCGGACCTTAGTTACGTCGAGTACTACGTCCTCGCCGGACTGGCCGACCAACCGGGACACCGCATGCGAATGAGCGACCTGGCCGTCCTCGCCAACGCCGAGCTGTCCCGTCTCTCCCACATGATCAGCAGGATGGAGCGCCGGGGTTTCGTCCGCCGCGAACCAGACCCCACCAATGGCCGCTACACCCACGCGATCCTGACCGAAGCCGGCCACGCCCATCTCGTCGAGGCCGCCCCGGGGCACGTGGCCCGGGTACGCGACCTCGTCTACGACGTTCTCGACCCCGCCGAGCTGGACAGCCTGCGCACCGCTGCCGAGAAGATCAGCGAGAGGATCGACCGCCGGGAGCAGCAGAGCTGCCCCCGCACGGACACCGCCCCTCAGCTGCCACAGCGCAACGCCATGTCCTGA
- a CDS encoding helix-turn-helix domain-containing protein: MVRQPLTAEQIAAGQRLGAALRAARAGRSLVEVALAAGISPETLRKIEAGRLPAPAFGTVVCLSQALDVPLSDLADVWLADMPIRQAS; the protein is encoded by the coding sequence ATGGTTCGCCAACCACTCACCGCCGAGCAGATCGCAGCGGGCCAGCGCCTCGGAGCCGCCCTCCGGGCCGCGCGGGCCGGCCGTAGCCTCGTCGAGGTGGCCCTGGCAGCCGGCATCTCCCCCGAGACGCTGCGCAAGATCGAGGCGGGCCGCCTTCCCGCACCGGCGTTCGGCACTGTGGTCTGCCTCAGCCAGGCCCTCGACGTCCCCCTCAGCGACCTGGCCGACGTCTGGCTGGCCGACATGCCCATCCGCCAGGCATCCTAG
- a CDS encoding DUF4097 family beta strand repeat-containing protein, with protein MQKFDTPTPISAVLDIPAGRVQFIAADRADTTVEVLPADASKGRDVKVAEQTKVEYGDGVLRIGASAKNQILGPSGSIEVTVQLPAGSRVEVKAASAEFRAVGRFGDVAFDGAHGAIKLDEAASVRLTALAGDVSVGRLNGPAEISTAKGDIRIAEAVRGTVVLRTQAGDVSVGAAHGVSASLDAGTTHGRIHNGLKNTEGTADLNIHATTAYGDIVARSL; from the coding sequence ATGCAGAAGTTCGACACCCCCACCCCGATCTCCGCCGTCCTCGACATCCCCGCAGGGCGCGTCCAGTTCATCGCCGCCGACCGGGCCGACACCACGGTCGAGGTCCTGCCCGCGGACGCCTCGAAGGGCCGTGACGTGAAGGTGGCGGAGCAGACCAAGGTCGAATACGGCGACGGCGTCCTACGGATCGGGGCCTCGGCGAAGAACCAGATCCTCGGCCCCTCCGGATCCATCGAGGTGACGGTCCAGCTGCCCGCCGGTTCCCGGGTCGAGGTGAAGGCGGCCAGCGCCGAATTCCGGGCCGTCGGACGGTTCGGGGACGTCGCCTTCGACGGCGCGCACGGCGCGATCAAGCTCGACGAGGCCGCGAGCGTCCGCCTCACCGCCCTCGCCGGTGATGTCTCGGTCGGCCGCCTCAACGGCCCCGCGGAGATCAGCACCGCAAAGGGCGACATCCGGATCGCCGAGGCCGTGCGCGGCACGGTCGTGCTGCGCACCCAGGCCGGCGACGTGTCGGTCGGCGCCGCCCACGGAGTTTCCGCCTCCCTGGACGCCGGCACCACCCACGGCCGGATTCACAACGGGCTCAAGAACACCGAAGGCACCGCCGACCTGAACATCCACGCGACCACCGCCTACGGCGACATCGTCGCCCGCAGCCTCTGA
- a CDS encoding alpha/beta fold hydrolase: MDLALPDGRVLGWAEYGDPAGPPVVFLHGTPGSRISRPDDTALAGVRLITVDRPGYGRSTPVRQPTLLGVADDVGTLMSSLRIERFGLIGFSGGAPYAVACGARFPHRLTGVVAAGFTGPYRELRTVRGWQRFQAWALRTVPGLGRRYVTRAAAWYAEDPLKQHRHLLAAGQDPWMRPHEESNREGARQGADGLAGDWLATDIRPWGFGLRDVPCRVLIWAGRHDPGRAVPDAPLIAARMPNAKIRISEDAAHTPSPAHWQAMLTWVTSG, encoded by the coding sequence ATGGATCTTGCGCTGCCGGACGGCCGGGTCCTGGGCTGGGCGGAGTACGGCGATCCGGCCGGGCCGCCGGTGGTGTTCCTGCACGGCACGCCGGGCTCTCGGATCAGCCGCCCGGACGACACGGCGTTGGCGGGCGTCCGCCTGATCACCGTGGACCGGCCCGGGTACGGTCGGTCCACACCTGTCCGACAGCCAACGCTCCTCGGCGTCGCTGACGACGTCGGTACGCTGATGAGCTCTCTGCGGATCGAGCGCTTCGGCCTGATCGGGTTCTCTGGCGGCGCGCCGTACGCCGTGGCCTGTGGGGCCCGGTTCCCGCATCGACTGACCGGGGTGGTCGCCGCAGGCTTCACCGGCCCTTATCGGGAACTGCGCACGGTGCGTGGCTGGCAGCGGTTTCAGGCGTGGGCCTTGCGGACCGTTCCGGGGCTCGGGCGCCGCTACGTGACCCGCGCCGCCGCATGGTACGCCGAGGATCCGCTCAAGCAGCACCGGCATTTGCTTGCCGCGGGCCAGGACCCCTGGATGCGGCCCCACGAGGAGTCCAACCGCGAAGGTGCCCGCCAAGGCGCGGACGGGCTGGCCGGCGACTGGCTCGCCACCGACATCCGCCCATGGGGGTTCGGCCTGCGCGACGTGCCCTGCCGCGTCCTCATCTGGGCCGGTCGACACGACCCCGGCCGAGCCGTTCCCGACGCACCGCTGATCGCCGCACGGATGCCCAACGCCAAGATTCGCATCAGCGAGGACGCAGCCCACACGCCGTCCCCGGCCCACTGGCAAGCGATGCTGACGTGGGTAACGAGCGGCTGA
- a CDS encoding DinB family protein, with protein MADLGDPKAALHHYLQATRDDLIWKLEGLSEREARLPRTATGNNLLGVLKHCLNVEAGYFGPTFGREFPTPEELVPMQAYDEDPQADWYAREDETKDGLIDLYRRIGVFADQTIEQLPLDAPGRVPWWQPGGQIVTLQRIIIHVTADLARHAGHADIMREQHDTAIGLRRENTNVPHDYDWPAYVTKLTKLADRFE; from the coding sequence ATGGCTGATCTGGGTGACCCGAAGGCGGCGCTGCACCACTACCTGCAGGCGACTCGCGATGACCTCATCTGGAAGCTCGAGGGGCTGAGTGAACGCGAGGCCAGACTGCCCCGCACCGCGACCGGCAACAACCTGCTGGGAGTCCTCAAGCACTGCCTCAATGTCGAAGCCGGCTACTTCGGGCCTACCTTCGGGCGTGAGTTCCCGACGCCCGAGGAACTGGTCCCCATGCAGGCGTACGACGAGGATCCGCAGGCAGACTGGTACGCGCGAGAGGACGAGACGAAGGATGGGCTGATCGACCTGTATCGCCGTATCGGGGTGTTCGCGGATCAGACGATCGAACAGCTACCGCTCGACGCGCCGGGGCGAGTGCCGTGGTGGCAGCCTGGTGGACAGATCGTGACGCTGCAAAGGATCATCATCCACGTGACCGCCGACCTCGCCCGTCACGCCGGTCACGCCGACATCATGCGCGAGCAGCACGACACGGCGATCGGCTTGCGGCGGGAGAACACCAACGTCCCCCACGACTATGACTGGCCGGCGTACGTCACCAAGCTGACGAAGCTCGCTGACCGGTTTGAATAG
- a CDS encoding ABC transporter permease → MSSLSLAARDSSTMLRRNLLHARRYPSLTLNLLLTPIMLLLLFVYIFGDTMGSGIGGGGADRSEYIAYVVPGLLLMTIGSTVIGTAVSVSSDMTEGIIARFRTMAIHRGSVLVGHVVGGVLQSIMSVVLVGAVAVAIGFRSTDAGVLKWLAAFGLLVLFATALTWIAVGMGLVSPNAEAASNNAMPMILLPLLSSAFVPVHAMPGWFQPIAEYQPFTPAIETLRGLLLGSEIGHNGWLAVVWCLGLAVLGYFWSTSKFNRDPK, encoded by the coding sequence ATGAGCTCCCTCTCCCTCGCCGCACGCGACTCGTCCACGATGCTGCGCCGCAACCTCCTGCACGCCCGGCGCTATCCGTCCCTCACCCTGAACCTGCTGCTCACCCCGATCATGCTGCTGTTGCTCTTCGTCTACATCTTCGGCGACACGATGGGCTCGGGCATCGGCGGCGGCGGTGCGGACCGCTCCGAGTACATCGCGTATGTCGTCCCCGGCCTCCTGCTGATGACCATCGGCAGCACCGTGATCGGGACCGCGGTGTCCGTCTCCAGCGACATGACCGAGGGCATCATCGCCCGCTTCCGCACGATGGCGATCCACCGCGGTTCGGTGCTCGTCGGACACGTCGTCGGCGGCGTGCTGCAGTCAATCATGAGCGTGGTCCTCGTGGGCGCAGTCGCCGTCGCCATCGGCTTCCGGTCCACGGATGCCGGCGTCCTGAAGTGGCTGGCGGCGTTCGGGCTGCTCGTGCTCTTCGCCACGGCGCTCACCTGGATCGCGGTCGGCATGGGCCTCGTCAGCCCGAACGCCGAGGCCGCCAGCAACAACGCGATGCCGATGATCCTGCTGCCACTCCTGTCCAGCGCCTTCGTCCCGGTCCACGCCATGCCCGGCTGGTTCCAGCCGATCGCCGAGTACCAGCCGTTCACGCCCGCCATCGAAACCCTGCGCGGCCTGCTGCTCGGCAGCGAGATCGGCCACAACGGGTGGCTCGCGGTCGTCTGGTGCCTGGGTCTCGCGGTGCTCGGCTACTTCTGGTCGACCTCGAAGTTCAACCGCGACCCCAAGTAA
- a CDS encoding ATP-binding cassette domain-containing protein produces MTNLAIAANGLRKSYGDKVVLDGVDLAVPEATIFSLLGPNGAGKTTAVKILSTLISPDPASGEIRVGGHDLATDPQAVRAAIGVTGQFSAVDNLITGEENMLLMGDLHHLSKREGHRTAAELLERFDLTDAAKKPASTYSGGMKRRLDLAMTLVGNPRIIFLDEPTTGLDPRSRHNMWQIIRELVSDGATVFLTTQYLEEADELADRIAVLNDGKIAAEGTAEELKRLIPGGHVRLRFTDPASYQSAAFALRDATRDDESLALQIPSDGSQRELRSILDSLDSATIEADELTVHTPDLDDVFFALTGGAGVPNQPKEAVR; encoded by the coding sequence ATGACCAACCTGGCCATCGCGGCGAACGGGCTGCGCAAGTCCTACGGCGACAAGGTCGTGCTCGACGGCGTCGACCTGGCCGTCCCCGAAGCAACGATCTTCTCCCTGCTCGGCCCGAACGGCGCCGGCAAGACCACCGCCGTCAAGATCCTCTCCACCCTCATCTCCCCCGACCCCGCCTCCGGCGAGATCCGCGTCGGCGGCCACGACCTCGCCACCGACCCCCAAGCGGTCCGCGCCGCGATCGGCGTCACCGGCCAGTTCTCCGCCGTCGACAACCTGATCACCGGCGAGGAGAACATGCTCCTCATGGGCGACCTGCACCACCTGTCCAAGCGCGAGGGCCACCGCACCGCCGCCGAGCTGCTGGAGCGCTTCGACCTCACCGACGCCGCGAAGAAGCCCGCCTCCACCTACTCCGGCGGCATGAAGCGCCGCCTCGACCTCGCCATGACCCTGGTCGGCAACCCGCGGATCATCTTCCTCGACGAGCCCACCACCGGCCTCGACCCCCGCAGCCGCCACAACATGTGGCAGATCATCCGCGAGCTCGTCTCCGACGGCGCCACCGTCTTCCTCACCACCCAGTACCTGGAGGAAGCCGACGAGCTCGCCGACCGCATCGCCGTGCTCAACGACGGGAAGATCGCCGCCGAGGGCACCGCCGAGGAACTGAAGCGGCTCATCCCCGGCGGACACGTCCGGCTCCGCTTCACCGACCCGGCCTCGTACCAGTCCGCGGCCTTCGCGCTTCGCGACGCCACCCGCGACGACGAGTCCCTCGCGCTGCAGATCCCCAGCGACGGCAGCCAGCGCGAGCTTCGCTCCATCCTCGACTCGCTGGACTCGGCCACCATCGAGGCCGACGAGCTGACCGTGCACACCCCCGACCTCGACGACGTGTTCTTCGCCCTGACCGGCGGCGCCGGCGTCCCCAACCAGCCCAAGGAGGCCGTCCGATGA
- a CDS encoding permease prefix domain 1-containing protein codes for MTAREGQEELEAQFEQWRRYVLRRRELQPSDVDELEDHLRGSVDELIAAGLSPDEAFLVAVKRMGSLDELSREFAREHSERLWKQLVLTGDPDSPAADTHSRRDMWAMVLCGAGAAVSIKVPELFGLRLADDGAFYARNFTLFALPWLAVFLAWRRQARRPLIGTLVALFGLGAVAANAYPLAEESKSLVLTSIHLPIALWLVVGLAYVADDWRSSRRRMDFIRFTGEWFIYFILIALGGGVLSLFLFHTFNAIGIIPQEFISQWLLPCGAVAGAVVAGWLVEAKQSVVENIAPVLTRLFTPLFTAALLAFLVAVVWTSHGINVEREALILFDLLLVVVLGLLLYSISARDPLAPTGLFDKLQLALVVSALAIDVLVLLAITGRITDEYGTTPNRAAALGENVILLANLAYSAWLLLRFIRRRTPFAALERWQTGYLPVYAVWAWIVVLLFPPLFSYV; via the coding sequence ATGACGGCGCGGGAGGGTCAGGAGGAGTTGGAGGCGCAGTTCGAGCAGTGGCGTCGCTACGTGCTCCGCCGCAGGGAACTGCAGCCGTCCGACGTCGACGAACTCGAAGACCATCTCCGCGGATCCGTCGACGAGCTCATAGCTGCAGGCCTGAGCCCGGACGAGGCGTTCCTCGTCGCGGTGAAGCGGATGGGCAGCCTCGACGAACTGTCGCGCGAGTTCGCCCGGGAGCATTCGGAACGATTGTGGAAGCAGTTGGTGCTTACCGGCGACCCTGACAGCCCGGCGGCGGACACGCACTCACGGCGGGACATGTGGGCGATGGTCCTCTGCGGGGCGGGCGCGGCGGTGTCCATCAAGGTGCCGGAGCTGTTCGGGCTGAGGTTGGCGGACGACGGCGCGTTCTACGCGCGGAACTTCACCCTGTTCGCCCTGCCCTGGCTGGCGGTCTTCCTGGCCTGGCGCCGACAGGCCCGACGCCCGCTGATCGGGACACTGGTGGCGCTGTTCGGGCTCGGCGCGGTGGCGGCCAACGCCTACCCCCTGGCCGAGGAGTCAAAGTCGCTGGTCCTCACCAGCATCCACCTCCCCATCGCCCTGTGGCTTGTGGTGGGTCTGGCCTACGTTGCCGACGACTGGCGCTCCTCGCGCCGACGCATGGACTTCATCCGCTTCACCGGCGAGTGGTTCATCTACTTCATACTCATCGCCCTCGGCGGCGGTGTGCTCAGCTTGTTCCTGTTCCACACCTTCAATGCCATCGGGATCATCCCGCAGGAGTTCATCTCGCAGTGGCTCCTGCCCTGCGGCGCCGTGGCCGGGGCTGTCGTGGCCGGGTGGCTGGTCGAGGCCAAGCAGAGCGTGGTCGAAAATATCGCCCCGGTGCTCACGCGGCTATTCACTCCGCTGTTCACGGCAGCACTGCTGGCCTTCCTCGTCGCCGTCGTCTGGACCAGCCATGGCATCAACGTGGAGCGCGAAGCACTGATCCTGTTCGACCTCCTGCTGGTCGTGGTGCTGGGGCTACTGCTCTACTCGATCTCAGCCCGCGATCCGCTGGCCCCGACCGGCCTGTTCGACAAACTTCAGCTCGCTCTCGTGGTCAGCGCGTTGGCAATCGACGTACTGGTACTGCTCGCGATCACCGGACGCATCACCGACGAGTACGGCACCACACCCAACAGGGCTGCGGCGCTCGGCGAGAACGTCATCCTGCTGGCCAACCTCGCCTACTCGGCGTGGCTGTTGCTGAGGTTCATCCGGCGGCGCACACCGTTCGCGGCGCTCGAGCGCTGGCAGACCGGCTACCTACCCGTGTACGCCGTGTGGGCCTGGATCGTGGTCCTCCTCTTCCCTCCGTTGTTCAGCTATGTCTGA
- a CDS encoding transposase: protein MGRDSGRSGDGACRSFLSKSQPHGLHGIGPSGAARLLADVGDIRRFADRDRFASWNGTAPLDASSGAQQRHRLSRAGNRRINRTLHIMAVVQLRNRTEGRAYFDAKKTAGKTSMEAVRALKRRLSNVVYARMVQDQKRRQVAGPGGHSGTTLQSSVTDLTPDIGPSDKPLPGPASNHPKPLVPAAP from the coding sequence TTGGGGCGTGACTCAGGGCGTTCAGGGGATGGGGCCTGCCGCAGCTTCCTGAGCAAGTCCCAGCCGCACGGCCTGCACGGCATCGGTCCCTCGGGTGCCGCCCGGCTGCTGGCCGACGTCGGCGACATCCGCCGCTTCGCCGACCGCGACCGCTTCGCCTCCTGGAACGGCACCGCACCCCTGGACGCCTCCTCCGGCGCCCAGCAACGCCACCGGCTCTCCCGCGCCGGCAACCGCCGCATCAACCGCACGCTGCACATCATGGCCGTCGTTCAGCTGCGCAACCGCACCGAAGGTCGCGCCTACTTCGACGCGAAGAAGACGGCCGGAAAGACCTCGATGGAAGCCGTGCGCGCCCTGAAACGGCGACTGTCCAACGTCGTCTACGCCCGCATGGTCCAAGACCAGAAACGACGGCAGGTGGCAGGCCCGGGAGGGCACTCGGGGACGACTCTGCAATCCAGCGTGACCGACCTGACCCCGGACATCGGCCCTTCGGACAAGCCACTTCCCGGACCCGCCAGCAACCACCCTAAACCCCTGGTTCCAGCGGCGCCTTGA
- a CDS encoding GNAT family N-acetyltransferase: MTELQTPRLGLHAIDTAEGERIVGRRAGAGDAWAEDFPFDGDVMGVTAFLTATAAHGDQRPFGHYRITRTADGKAIGGIGFKGQPDDGCVEVGYGLAPSARGHGYAAEALVALLNVAADHELSRVVAHTTGDNVASQRTLERAGFRQIGTNGDLYLYEVLLDAPSRPAQTQ; the protein is encoded by the coding sequence GTGACCGAACTTCAAACGCCGCGACTGGGCTTGCACGCCATCGACACAGCAGAGGGTGAACGCATCGTCGGGCGGCGCGCCGGAGCCGGGGATGCCTGGGCTGAGGATTTTCCTTTCGACGGCGACGTCATGGGCGTCACGGCCTTTCTCACAGCTACGGCCGCCCACGGGGACCAGCGCCCTTTCGGGCACTACCGGATCACCCGGACCGCCGACGGGAAGGCCATCGGTGGAATCGGTTTCAAGGGTCAGCCGGACGACGGATGTGTCGAGGTCGGTTACGGCCTTGCCCCATCAGCCCGTGGTCACGGCTATGCAGCGGAGGCACTCGTCGCCCTGCTGAACGTCGCGGCCGATCACGAATTGTCCCGAGTTGTCGCCCACACCACCGGGGACAACGTCGCTTCCCAGCGGACCCTCGAACGTGCCGGGTTCCGCCAAATAGGCACCAACGGTGACCTCTACCTATACGAGGTACTCCTCGACGCCCCTTCGCGACCGGCTCAGACGCAGTAG
- a CDS encoding GbsR/MarR family transcriptional regulator, producing the protein MPGGRLTQQERQQIALGLADGLAYAEIARGLDRPTSTVTREVMRNGGPTAYRADLAHRATERRAHRRRQAAPRGLQASTQAHGRDAEAVREYEEVFTTLLMQQGLPKMMARVLTCLLTADAGSLTASELVQRLQVSPASVSKAVAFLESQGLVRRERDERRRERYLVDDDVWYQSMIAAARSNAQLAQTARQGVGILGPDTPAAARLENIARFVDFVGESITRAAEQAREILHTKPETTSDSTT; encoded by the coding sequence ATGCCGGGAGGCAGACTCACCCAGCAGGAACGCCAGCAGATCGCGCTGGGGCTGGCCGACGGGCTCGCCTACGCGGAGATCGCCAGGGGTCTGGATCGTCCAACCTCGACGGTCACGCGTGAGGTGATGCGCAACGGCGGCCCCACCGCCTACCGTGCCGACCTGGCCCACCGCGCCACCGAACGCCGCGCCCACCGGCGCAGGCAGGCCGCTCCCCGCGGGTTGCAGGCGTCGACGCAGGCCCACGGACGCGACGCCGAGGCCGTGCGCGAGTACGAGGAGGTGTTCACCACCCTCTTGATGCAACAGGGCCTGCCCAAGATGATGGCCCGGGTGCTGACCTGCCTGCTCACCGCCGACGCGGGGAGCCTGACCGCGTCCGAACTCGTTCAGCGCCTCCAGGTCAGCCCGGCGTCCGTCTCCAAAGCGGTCGCGTTCCTCGAAAGCCAGGGCCTCGTCCGCCGGGAACGCGACGAACGCCGCCGCGAGCGCTACCTGGTCGACGACGACGTCTGGTACCAGTCGATGATCGCCGCCGCCCGATCCAACGCCCAGCTCGCCCAGACCGCCCGGCAGGGTGTCGGCATCCTCGGCCCCGACACCCCGGCCGCCGCCCGCCTCGAGAACATCGCCCGCTTCGTCGACTTCGTCGGCGAGAGCATCACCCGCGCCGCGGAGCAGGCCCGCGAAATCCTCCACACGAAACCCGAAACGACCTCAGACAGCACTACCTGA